One genomic region from Cyanobacterium sp. T60_A2020_053 encodes:
- a CDS encoding polysaccharide pyruvyl transferase family protein, whose product MKLYYWKNGNEINFGDDLNPWLWHKLIPNILDNDPTTAFIGIGTVLNSSLRSKTPDAKIRVIFGSGAGYGGKNGNLVLDDTHKVYCVRGPLTARKLGLSLDYSICDSAILTRKVFDFSLSKKYTFSFMPHHSFISKGVPWQEICQQAGIEFIDSTKSVEECLTKIAQTEILIAEAMHGAILADAFRVPWIPIITHGAINRSKWEDWCSSIDIEYQPLYFDQISYLKTRSNTRLYPLKKIKQSWVNNLHLDFCLKGFRHIVKHPQFFLSDSDTMENLTEKLSAKLQTFLGDYHNGEFQQ is encoded by the coding sequence GATGATCTCAATCCTTGGCTATGGCATAAATTAATACCAAATATTTTGGATAATGATCCAACCACTGCATTTATCGGCATTGGAACTGTCCTTAACAGTTCTTTAAGAAGTAAAACTCCTGATGCAAAAATTAGAGTAATTTTTGGGTCGGGCGCTGGTTATGGAGGCAAAAATGGGAACTTAGTATTAGATGATACTCACAAGGTTTATTGTGTTCGAGGTCCTTTGACCGCAAGAAAACTAGGTTTATCTCTTGATTATTCCATTTGTGATAGTGCCATTTTAACGAGGAAAGTGTTTGATTTTTCCTTGTCCAAAAAATATACTTTTTCTTTTATGCCTCATCATAGTTTTATTAGTAAAGGAGTTCCATGGCAGGAAATTTGCCAACAAGCAGGAATTGAATTTATCGATTCAACTAAATCAGTAGAAGAGTGTTTAACAAAAATTGCTCAGACTGAAATTCTTATAGCAGAAGCCATGCACGGAGCTATTTTAGCAGATGCTTTTCGAGTTCCTTGGATTCCAATTATTACTCATGGAGCAATTAACCGGAGCAAATGGGAGGACTGGTGTTCGTCCATTGATATTGAGTATCAACCCCTTTACTTTGACCAAATATCTTACCTTAAAACTCGTTCAAACACTCGACTTTACCCTTTAAAAAAAATAAAACAGTCGTGGGTTAATAATCTACACCTCGATTTTTGTCTAAAGGGTTTTCGTCATATTGTAAAGCACCCTCAATTTTTTCTCAGTGATTCTGATACTATGGAAAATTTGACAGAAAAATTATCTGCAAAATTGCAAACTT